A part of Nocardioides sp. WS12 genomic DNA contains:
- the hrcA gene encoding heat-inducible transcriptional repressor HrcA, producing the protein MQEDRRLAVLRAIVEDYVATEEPVGSKALVERHHLNVSPATIRNDMAALEDEGYLAQPHTSAGRVPTDKGYRLFVDRLSTVKPTSSAERRAIATFLDGAVDLDDVVHRSVRVLAQLTRQVAVVQYPSLSHSTVRHVEIVALTPTRLLVVLILSSGRVEQRLVELESDLAEADLAALRSRVNLAATGEVIAEAAAALNGLIRPEEGAPAPSAVTVSVVDTLVDAMSDHRSDERVVVGGTANLARFGDNFDTSVRPLLEALEEQVVLLKLLGEATGSGAVTVRIGAEGPYQELASTSVVATGYGPDDALASLGIVGPTRMDYPGSMAAVRAVARYMSRILDEN; encoded by the coding sequence ATGCAGGAGGACCGCAGGCTCGCCGTACTGCGCGCCATCGTCGAGGACTACGTCGCGACCGAGGAGCCCGTGGGCTCGAAGGCGCTCGTCGAACGCCACCACCTCAACGTGTCCCCGGCGACCATCCGCAACGACATGGCGGCACTGGAGGACGAGGGCTACCTCGCCCAACCGCACACCAGCGCCGGCCGGGTGCCGACGGACAAGGGCTACCGACTCTTCGTCGACCGCCTCTCGACCGTCAAGCCCACGTCGTCCGCAGAGCGCCGCGCGATCGCGACCTTCCTGGACGGGGCGGTCGACCTCGACGACGTCGTCCACCGCTCGGTGCGGGTGCTGGCCCAGTTGACCCGTCAGGTCGCGGTGGTGCAGTACCCCTCGCTGTCGCACTCGACCGTGCGCCACGTCGAGATCGTCGCGCTGACCCCGACGCGCCTGCTGGTCGTGCTGATCCTCAGCTCGGGTCGGGTCGAGCAGCGCCTGGTCGAGCTCGAGAGCGACCTGGCCGAGGCCGACCTCGCCGCACTGCGCTCGCGCGTCAACCTGGCCGCGACCGGCGAGGTCATCGCCGAGGCGGCGGCCGCCCTCAACGGCCTGATCCGTCCCGAGGAGGGAGCCCCGGCTCCGTCCGCGGTGACGGTCTCGGTCGTCGACACCCTTGTCGACGCGATGAGTGACCACCGATCGGATGAGCGGGTGGTCGTCGGCGGTACGGCGAACCTCGCCCGCTTCGGTGACAATTTCGACACCTCGGTCCGTCCCCTCCTCGAGGCGCTGGAGGAGCAGGTCGTCCTGCTCAAGCTCCTCGGGGAAGCCACCGGCAGTGGCGCAGTGACGGTCCGGATCGGTGCCGAAGGGCCCTACCAGGAACTGGCGTCCACCAGCGTCGTCGCGACGGGCTACGGCCCCGACGACGCGCTCGCGTCCCTCGGCATCGTGGGCCCGACCCGCATGGACTACCCCGGATCGATGGCGGCGGTGCGCGCGGTTGCGCGCTACATGTCGCGCATCCTCGACGAGAACTGA
- the dnaJ gene encoding molecular chaperone DnaJ — protein MSTDLYELLGVARDADADTLKKAYRRLARQLHPDVNPDPESQEQFKLVTAAYEVLSDPQKRAAYDRGGDPFSGGFGGGQGAGFSFTDIMDAFFGGQGGGGQGGGRGPRPRVRRGQDALIRIEIELAEAAFGVSRELKVDTAIRCTTCSGAGAAPGTQPVPCETCRGVGEVAHVQRSFLGEIRTLRPCAACRGFGSVIADPCRDCAGDGRIRSRRSLTVKIPAGVDTGTRVQLTEQGEVGPGGGPAGDLYVEIHVAPHATFERNGNDLHCTVSVPMTAAALGTTIALPTLEADLEQDEDSGVETSFDLPIPAGTQSGHQVLLRGRGVPGLRGGRGDLVVSIAVETPGRLDARQEELLRELAAIRGEEQPTGDVRPTHKSMFGRLRDAFTAH, from the coding sequence GTGAGCACGGACCTCTACGAACTGCTGGGTGTTGCCCGCGACGCGGACGCCGACACCCTGAAGAAGGCCTACCGGCGCCTGGCCCGGCAGCTCCACCCGGACGTCAACCCGGACCCGGAGAGCCAGGAGCAGTTCAAGCTGGTCACTGCGGCCTACGAAGTCCTGTCCGACCCACAGAAGCGCGCGGCGTACGACCGCGGCGGCGACCCGTTCAGCGGCGGCTTCGGCGGCGGTCAGGGTGCCGGGTTCTCCTTCACCGACATCATGGACGCCTTCTTCGGCGGCCAGGGCGGTGGCGGCCAGGGTGGCGGCCGCGGCCCGCGCCCCCGTGTGCGCCGTGGGCAGGACGCCCTCATCCGGATCGAGATCGAGCTCGCGGAGGCCGCCTTCGGCGTCTCGCGTGAGCTCAAGGTCGACACCGCCATCCGCTGTACGACGTGCAGCGGCGCCGGTGCGGCTCCGGGCACCCAGCCGGTGCCCTGCGAGACCTGTCGCGGCGTCGGCGAGGTCGCGCACGTGCAGCGCTCGTTCCTCGGCGAGATCCGGACCCTGCGCCCCTGTGCCGCGTGCCGCGGCTTCGGCTCCGTCATCGCCGACCCCTGCCGCGACTGCGCGGGCGACGGTCGGATCCGGTCGCGTCGCAGCCTGACGGTGAAGATCCCCGCGGGCGTCGACACCGGTACCCGCGTCCAGCTCACCGAGCAGGGCGAGGTCGGCCCGGGCGGCGGTCCCGCCGGAGACCTCTACGTCGAGATCCACGTCGCGCCGCACGCCACGTTCGAGCGCAACGGCAACGACCTGCACTGCACCGTGTCGGTCCCGATGACCGCAGCGGCCCTGGGCACCACCATCGCGCTCCCGACCCTCGAGGCCGACCTCGAGCAGGACGAGGACTCCGGTGTCGAGACCAGCTTCGACCTGCCGATCCCGGCCGGCACCCAGTCCGGCCACCAGGTGCTGTTGCGTGGTCGCGGTGTGCCCGGTCTGCGCGGTGGCCGGGGCGACCTCGTCGTCTCGATCGCGGTCGAGACCCCCGGTCGCCTCGATGCGCGGCAGGAGGAGTTGCTGCGCGAACTGGCGGCCATCCGGGGCGAGGAGCAGCCGACCGGTGACGTGCGACCGACCCACAAGTCGATGTTCGGCCGACTTCGCGACGCGTTCACCGCGCACTGA